Proteins encoded together in one Mycolicibacter minnesotensis window:
- a CDS encoding DUF732 domain-containing protein yields the protein MKLLLAPLVVIAGLILAAPGHAEPGEGEPKTVDSAEFIASLRQVGIIFDDTDHAVAAAEALCGLAANGESTMELLNDVTEANPDLSVVDAARFATIAAKTYCPHQLKKGGGGSK from the coding sequence ATGAAACTGTTGCTCGCCCCGCTTGTCGTCATCGCCGGGCTTATTCTCGCCGCACCCGGGCATGCCGAACCCGGTGAAGGAGAGCCGAAGACGGTCGACAGTGCCGAATTCATCGCGTCGCTGCGCCAGGTCGGGATCATCTTCGATGACACCGACCACGCCGTGGCCGCCGCCGAGGCTCTGTGCGGCCTGGCCGCCAACGGTGAATCGACGATGGAACTGCTCAACGACGTCACGGAGGCCAATCCCGATCTCAGCGTCGTCGACGCGGCCAGGTTCGCCACGATTGCGGCAAAGACGTACTGCCCACACCAGCTCAAGAAAGGTGGCGGCGGGTCGAAGTGA